From the genome of bacterium:
AACCATCTACATAAGTGGAATAAATTGCGATTGTCCCTTTATTTTCACGGACAACCTTTAACTGGTAAAGACTAGCGCCTGCGACTCTTGCTTCTGCGGTAGCGGTTGAGGCCAGCATAACTGCGGTGTCCCTTCGCGTATAAAAATCTCTTTTCCCCACGCAATCGCCCACCGCAAAAATATCAAAATCAGAAGTACGCATATATTCATCTGCCCATATCCCCTTACCCTTGCCCAAATCCAAACCCGCATCAGTTGCAAGCTTTGTATTAGGAACTGCCCCTATCCCTAAAATAATACTATCTACTTCTAACTTTTCGCCGTTTTCAAACCGCACTCCTTCAACTTTCTCTTTCCCTGAAATTTCTACAACTTTTGTGTTAAGAAGAATTTTGACGCCTTTATTTTTAAGCTTTTCTTCAACCAACAAAGAAAAATCTTCATCAAAAGAATTTGCTAACAGGCAGGGCAAAGTTTCCACTAAATACACATTAATACCCTGTATCTTTGAAATTTCATCCGCGAACTCTACACCTATAAATCCCCCGCCGATTATTAAAACGTTTTTTGCCTTTTTAATCTCTTCAACACAGGTTTTAAGATAATCCATATCTTTGTATAGAGGATACACACCTTTTTTATCAATGCCGGGGATTTTCGGAATAACAGGAGAAGAACCCATGGCTAAAATCAATTTCTCGTATACATACTCATTACCATTTTTTGTTTCTACGCTCTTTTTCTCTCTGCCAATCTTAGTCACCTCATCATCTACCACTTCAATATTATTTTTTATCAGACTATCTGTTCCTAAAATATTATCTTGGGGATTCTTTAAGCTAGAGAACATATAGGGAATACCGCAGGGAATACATCCAGTAGTTACATTTTTTATCACCAAAATATTCTTATCCGGATAATATCTCCTGGCTGTAACAGCACTAACCATTCCAGCAGGACCTGCGCCAACAATAAGTATATCTACTTTTTTATTCATAGCATCTCCTCCTTAATTAAGTTTTCCATCTCTAATCATATTAAAAACATCCTGTACATTTAGACTCTTCTACAATCGGCTTAGGTAAATAAACTTTTTCCCTTTCTTTAATTTCAGACTTTAAGAAAATATGAGCATTAGGTTCTTCAATGTCACAATCCAGAAATTGGATCCCGTTAGAGATAGGTTGCCCAAGGCAACCGTTAGACACCTCAGATATTTTATCTCTAACGGGATGGATCGGTTCTTTTAATGACAAAACAAGACTTGTTGATACCAAGGTCTTGCCTCTGTACCGCCTTTGCCGCTTACAATAGTAATAATCATTTATTTCCCTTTGCTAACCAATCGTCTCCAAATTGTCTGTTTAATTTTAAATCAGGATTCATTCTTTCAACCTCTTGTCTACTAAAAGAAAATTTATATTCATCGCAGTAAGACGTAATTACTTTATAAGCCCAATTTATATTTTTAGTTTTCTCTAAATATTCTTGATTATTGGATGTTTTATCAGGATGATATTTTTTCATTAATTCTCTATATTTTCCTTTAATCTCTTCTCTATTAGTTTCTTCACCTAACCCTAATATTTTTCTAGCTTTATCAATCATCTCAAATTTATCCAATTCACCTACTCCTTATTCCCTTCCACTCTTTAATATCAAATTTTCAATCTTAGCATTCAATTCTTTTGCTACAGGTGGACACTTAATCATAAAGATAAAAAAGACCGGATAATCGCTACCGTATAAAGACTCGAAATTGCCCTGTCCTTTGCTTATTATCATATCTGCGTTAAGAAAAATATCTGAAAACTCCTTAGAACAAGAATTTAAAAAAGTTCCGGGAGCATCTGAACCATTTGATATTATTTCCGCATACTTATCTATCCCTGCCTCTATAGCATCCTCTTCTAATGCATCATTTATCGCAGGATAACCTCTTACTGCATAATATGTTTTTTTATCTTTCGGCATTTCTTCAAGCAATACCCTGTCAAAAACAGTTTCACCTGCATTATCTCCAAGATAAAGAATCGTTTTTGCATTATTTAAAGCATTTGTAAATTGCCCGTAATCAAAAATCGCAAATTCATGATTTGAGATATCTTCTAATTTTCTGTTTATTGTTGCAACATCATTTACGGCAAGGTCTATAACATTTCCTATAGCAGCAATTTTAACCGCAGAAGAAAGGGCATCATCCGCTTTGGTAACTTGTTCTTTTAGATACGGATACATACCAAGAGCCAACTTTTGTGAATCCTGCTTAATTTTTTTATATGGATCTTTGTTAGAAGTAAGTTCTCTTATAATTTTATGAATCTTTACAGCCATTTGCGGAGGAGAGGCCTCAAAAGAAAAATCCGGAATGATTTTACAGACTTCATCTATAATTTTCTTCTGCAACTTCTCATCAGCACCTGTAATTCGCGCCGATTCAATTGTCTGTTTTAAAAAACAGGGGATGCAATCCAAATGAGTTTTCATTCTATAAATTCCTCTTTAATTAAACCTTTAATCAGTTCCATTTTTAACCCTCTTAACTTTTACTTTAAATTTTAATCCATCCCAATTATGAATAATCAATAATTAATTTCCCATGAAGATGGTCTATTTCATGTTGCAATACTCTTGCCAAAAGTCCTTCGGCTTCTATCTGAACATTTTTCCCTTTCTCATTTAGTCCTTTTACTATAACTTCATATGACCTTTCTATTTCAACAGTAAAATCCGGTATACTTAAACAGCCCTCTACCATTTTATCAACTCCCCTTACCTTGATAATTTCAGGATTGGCTAATTTTATAGTTTTTTCTTCAACTTCCGCAACAATTAATTTTTCCGATATGCCAATCTGTGGAGCAGCTAACCCAATACCATCAAAACATTTCATGGTAAAAAGCATTTTTTTGAAAAGTTCCGTTTCTTTATCGGTAATCTCTTCCACCCCAATAGAATTCTTTCTTAAGATTTTATCAGGATACTTTTTTATTACTAATGATTCTATATCATCAATTTTCCTCATAACATTAAACCTTACCTCTTCTTTTTAGTGTATCTTTATTGCTTACCGGCTTAACCTTCTTAATTTCGGCTTCATAAACAGATACTACATTTAAACCTTCAAAGTATGTTTTTATTTTATCTAATTCTTGTTTAGGCAAAGGATTTACCCTACATGGTCTAAGTGGCGTGTTTATTTGAACTTCGTCAGGATTAATCTCTCTTGCTATTCGTGCAATTTCACTTGCGTGTTTTTTATTCTGCTCTATAAACATTATCTGTAAAGCTAACTTTCCCTGATAACCTTTTTTAAATTCTCTTATCCCTTCTAAAATACTCTTAAATTTTATTGCTTTAGCAGACCTATTAATTTCTTGTAAAGATTCCGTAGAAAAAGCATCTAATTTAGCTACTACAAAATCCGCCAAGGATAGCTCTTTCTTTACCTCATCGTTATATAAGAGAGTTGAATTAGTCAAAACTGCAACCGGAACCTTACGACTTAATTTTATTGCTTTTATTGCCTCTCCTAAATTTTTCGCCAAAATTGGTTCTCCTCTTCCGGAAAAAGTAATATAATCTATTTTTGTATTAGGCATTGATTCCAATTCTTCAATAACCTTTCCAACAGGAACATAAATCTTCCTTTCAACCGTATATTTTACCGCAGAGCCAAGCTGACAATAAACACAATTAAAATTACAAATTTTTTCTTTCTGTGAGAGCAAATCTATACCCAAAGAGCTTCCTAATCTCCAAGAAGGCACCGGACCATAAATATAATTAAATACCTGTTTCATCATCTAACTCCAAGGTTTTCTGGCATTGTAAATCCGATAAATAAATCATCATTTTCCCTCTTTAATATAGGGTTTAATCATGTTTGCAATTTCTGTTTCAGAAACCGCTCCAATACTTTTACCTACAATTTTACCGTTATCAAATACTACCAAAGTTGGTATACTCATAACTTCATATTTTGCAGCAGTATCAGAGGCTTCATCTATATTGGTTTTGCATACTTTTATTTTGCCTTCGTATTCTTTGGCTATTGATTCTATTGTCGGCGCAAGCATCTGACACGGCCCACACCATTCAGCATAAAAATCCACCAAAACAGGCAATTCTGATTCCAATACTTCTTGTTTAAAATTTACATCTGTTATCTTAATTTCCATTGTAACACCCTCTAATTCTATTTTTTACTTCTTCTCACAAATAACAGCGGAAACACAATATCGCTTACACAACACGGGAGCAAAACCGCAATAAACAAAAACAAGCCAATTATTGAATATAAAAACCATTTTAAAGACCCACCACCCAATGCCATAATGATATGGAATAAGGAAGCCCACGTACTAAGCAACACATGCCCAGCGTGCGGGAATTTTGTCTTTGGCCAAAAATAAGCTGTAATTATTCCCGCTATAGCCAATGGGTTTACCAACCACCATTTCTCAATAAATCCCAAATGAATGCCTCTATTAGGCATATTTAGCATTACTTCACCTATATAGGGAATAATTGAATCGCTCAACGTAGCGATACCCACCGAACCTATATAACCAATAATGAGTAAAATCCAAAGATTGCATTTGCCGCTTATACATTTGCCGCTTATGCGCTCACATGTATGGAGTTTATACATAGATGCAGTAACTAATGCGCTTAAAAACACATGTAAAGGATGGAGCACATAAAATATATTATATGAAACTTTATAAGATAATTTTAGCGAAACCACCATAATAACTATTCCCGTAATCGCTCCAAAGGTAGTAAAAGAAGCATGTTCTTTTAATTCCGCCAAAATTTGTTTAAACATTCGTTCTCCTATATTTTTATATATGACATTTTACACAGTTTTTCTCATCTCTTACTTCAATTTATTTATACAATCTCTCGCCGATATTGCTGCAATAGTTGCCTCTCCGCAGGCAACATCTATCTGGCGAACTTTCTTTGAACGCACATCTCCTACTGCATAGATGCCGTCGGTTTTTGCCTTCATATCATCATCTGTCTTGATGTAATCTGCTTTGTCCATATCAACAAGGCCCTCTAAAAACATAGAATTAGGCAAAAATTCTACAAAGGTTACACTTTTCGCATATTTAAGAATCGCTTCTCCCTCTTGTAATCCAGAATTGCCGCAACCTATAACAGCTACATCCTTATCTTTATAAAGAGGACCGTCGCAGATTGCGCAATAAGATACTCCCCTGCCTTTAAATTTCTCTTCACCGGGTATCCCTAATTTCTTAGAAATACTCCCGGAAGCCATTATGAGTACGGAGGTCAAGTAATTTCCTTTTGTTGTTTGAACTCTCATTTTGGAATCCCTTCTTGTTGTTTCTGTTTTTTTATTCCGTCCAGCATAACACAAATATTGTGAATAACCTTAATGTCATTTTCCTTGCAAAACTTTACAACTTCTTGGCTTTCAGCACCCGGCTGAAGCCACACCCTTTTTAT
Proteins encoded in this window:
- a CDS encoding FAD-dependent oxidoreductase — its product is MNKKVDILIVGAGPAGMVSAVTARRYYPDKNILVIKNVTTGCIPCGIPYMFSSLKNPQDNILGTDSLIKNNIEVVDDEVTKIGREKKSVETKNGNEYVYEKLILAMGSSPVIPKIPGIDKKGVYPLYKDMDYLKTCVEEIKKAKNVLIIGGGFIGVEFADEISKIQGINVYLVETLPCLLANSFDEDFSLLVEEKLKNKGVKILLNTKVVEISGKEKVEGVRFENGEKLEVDSIILGIGAVPNTKLATDAGLDLGKGKGIWADEYMRTSDFDIFAVGDCVGKRDFYTRRDTAVMLASTATAEARVAGASLYQLKVVRENKGTIAIYSTYVDGLVLGSAGLTQTSAKKEGFEIITGNAEGVDKHPKSLPGVSKIKVRLIFSRQSGILMGGQVSGGISAGEMINIIGMAIQQRVSLTELETLQMATHPCLTSAPTMYPIVLAAQDASGKYNI
- a CDS encoding DnaJ domain-containing protein, encoding MDKFEMIDKARKILGLGEETNREEIKGKYRELMKKYHPDKTSNNQEYLEKTKNINWAYKVITSYCDEYKFSFSRQEVERMNPDLKLNRQFGDDWLAKGNK
- a CDS encoding DUF89 family protein, coding for MKTHLDCIPCFLKQTIESARITGADEKLQKKIIDEVCKIIPDFSFEASPPQMAVKIHKIIRELTSNKDPYKKIKQDSQKLALGMYPYLKEQVTKADDALSSAVKIAAIGNVIDLAVNDVATINRKLEDISNHEFAIFDYGQFTNALNNAKTILYLGDNAGETVFDRVLLEEMPKDKKTYYAVRGYPAINDALEEDAIEAGIDKYAEIISNGSDAPGTFLNSCSKEFSDIFLNADMIISKGQGNFESLYGSDYPVFFIFMIKCPPVAKELNAKIENLILKSGRE
- the def gene encoding peptide deformylase, yielding MRKIDDIESLVIKKYPDKILRKNSIGVEEITDKETELFKKMLFTMKCFDGIGLAAPQIGISEKLIVAEVEEKTIKLANPEIIKVRGVDKMVEGCLSIPDFTVEIERSYEVIVKGLNEKGKNVQIEAEGLLARVLQHEIDHLHGKLIIDYS
- a CDS encoding radical SAM protein is translated as MKQVFNYIYGPVPSWRLGSSLGIDLLSQKEKICNFNCVYCQLGSAVKYTVERKIYVPVGKVIEELESMPNTKIDYITFSGRGEPILAKNLGEAIKAIKLSRKVPVAVLTNSTLLYNDEVKKELSLADFVVAKLDAFSTESLQEINRSAKAIKFKSILEGIREFKKGYQGKLALQIMFIEQNKKHASEIARIAREINPDEVQINTPLRPCRVNPLPKQELDKIKTYFEGLNVVSVYEAEIKKVKPVSNKDTLKRRGKV
- the trxA gene encoding thioredoxin, with the protein product MEIKITDVNFKQEVLESELPVLVDFYAEWCGPCQMLAPTIESIAKEYEGKIKVCKTNIDEASDTAAKYEVMSIPTLVVFDNGKIVGKSIGAVSETEIANMIKPYIKEGK
- a CDS encoding FAD-dependent oxidoreductase — translated: MRVQTTKGNYLTSVLIMASGSISKKLGIPGEEKFKGRGVSYCAICDGPLYKDKDVAVIGCGNSGLQEGEAILKYAKSVTFVEFLPNSMFLEGLVDMDKADYIKTDDDMKAKTDGIYAVGDVRSKKVRQIDVACGEATIAAISARDCINKLK